From the Capnocytophaga sp. oral taxon 878 genome, the window ATTTTGATGGATAAAACACTTTATTCAGTATAACCAGGTGTTTGCTCAACAGTTTCATCTCTATTCATAACATCCTTATTAATAGGCCAAAGTACCTTATAAGCTTCTGTAGCTTCTTTTAATATAGGATGTACACTACCTGCTACTTTACCGTAGCTAGCCTCATTTGAGAATACAAGAGGCTTGCCTGCAGCATCTTGCAAGCGGAGAACATCAAACCAACGTTTTGATTCAGCTACAAACTCTTTATCACGTTCTTTCAAAATAGCTAACTCATTTTCAGCAAAAGTACCATTAGTATAGGTTACAGCTGATGAATAATTAGTACCATAAGCACGTTGTCTTATTTGATTAATGTAAGTTGAAGGATCTCCATTCTCTTTATTAACTATTTCAGCATACATTAATAATGCATCAGCATAGCGATATACAGGCATATCATCAGCATATACACGAGTACCAGCAGTGTTAATGAAACCAATGTATTTAATAAGTGCTAAACCTCTTCCTTTTGTTTTAGCAGAATTGCTGTAGAAAGATAAGAAAGTTTTTGCTCTACGTGTATCTGTAGCATCAAAAGCTTCAAATAGTTCAAATTTGTACTCATTAAATAAGTGACCTCCTTGAAGTTTTAAAGGGTCATTGTTATCAAAAGCATTTCCATTTTCATCGAATTTATTGTTAAAGTTAGATGGGTAGTACATAAATGAACTAAATGGAGTACTTGATTCGTTTTCTAAATTAGCCATAGCAAAGATAATCTCGTTGTTTTGTTTTTTCTTATAATCAAAAACATCTGAATAGTTAGGCATAAGGCTAAATTTGCCCGAATTAACTACCTTATCTAAGGCTGCTTTAGCAGTAGCTAAATCATTAACTGCAGGTCTTTGGTCGCCTGTAGTTACTTTAGCCGACCAAAGATAAATCTCTGCTTTTAGCATTAAGGTAGCATAATAGGACCAATGTACTCTATCAAAATTATTTACTTTATTAGAATCGGTAAAGTGAGCTTCCGATTTATTAATATCAGCCTTGATAAAGTCTAAAGTAGCTTTTGGAGTACTACGTGGGGTAAACAATTCTTTACCACTAGTAGGTGTATTATCTAATATCTCAGTGCCTGTTTTAATAGGTACCCCTCCGTAGGTTCTGTAAAGCCAAAAATAGTACCACGCACGCATCCCATACATTTGACCTAAATAGTAACTTTTATTAGCAGCGCTTAGGTACCCTGCGTCTTCTATATTCTTAATCGCATTATTGATGTTAAAAATATCTCCATAAAAACCAAACCAAGAACTGTTTTGAGGATTTTTAGCACTAATATTCTGCGATTTTATATCAGAATAATATAAGTTTTGATCTAATGATGAGGTGCCGCCAGGTATCATAGTGCCTCCACGTGCCTCACCTAATAACCAGTAGTTGAAGTTGTTGCCTCTAAAATAGTTATGAGCGCCCTCAATAGCACCTACTACCTGAGCTTCATTTTTCCAAAAGTTTCCACTACCATTATAATCTAAAGGGGCAAGGTCTAAATCATTACAAGAAGCTGTAAGCAATAGCCCTGCAGTAATTGTTATATATTTTAAAACTTTCATATGTTGCATTTTTTAAAAGGTTAGATTCAATCCTAAAATAATAGTTCTTGGTAGCGGATAACCTGAACTTGATTGTCCTAAAGCTTCTGGTGAGTAGGTTTCGGCTTTAGTAAGGTAACCTAAGTTTTGTCCTATCAAAGAAACTTCTAAGTTGTCTAGTCCTATTTTACTTACTATATCTTTTTCAAAATTATAGCTAAGAGCTACCTCACGGAAAGCTAAGTAACTACCTTCATAAACAAACATAGTCGAACTACGGTCATAATTGCGTTTACCAAGTTGGTCAGCCCAATAGTATTTTGGGTATTTAGCGTTAGGGTTTTCAGCAGTCCAAGTCTCTTTCACTTGTTCAACTGTGTTAAAAGTCCCTTGCATATTACCTAAGTACCAGCGTAATGAATTACCTGCTGATATACTTTGTTTAAATTTAAGAGCATAGTCCATACGGGCAGAGAGGCGTAAGTTTTTATAGCTTAAAGTGGTATTGATACCTCCTGTCCATTTAGGGAATACATTACCTGCTTTTACTAAGTCATACTTATCTATTTTTCCATCTCCATTCACATCTTTCCAAATCACATCACCAGGCTGAATTGGTAGTCCTTTTTCTTTTTCAGCGTCACTTAGGGCTGCCCAAGCTGCAGGGCCATATAGTTTTTTACCCCCAGTTTCGTCTACTAAATTATTAGCTAATCGGCGTACCTCTTCCTCATTTTTGTATATACCTAGTGCTTCGTGAACATACAGATCTCCTGGCTCTTGTCCTTCTTGGTAGCCGCCCACCCATTTTTTATTGCCTGTAGTACCATCATATACTTCAAAAGCATTTTGTCGGTTATTAGGATAACCATTGTTAGGTAGTTTTATTACAGTGTTTTTGTTATAAGCAGCATTTATAGCTAAATCCCAACGTAAATCATTTTTTCTAATAATTTGGAAATTAGTTTCTATTTCCACCCCTCTATTTCTAAAAGACCCATTGTTAGTATTTATAGATGATGCCCCTGATGAGTGTGGAAGGGTCATCGACTGTATCTTATCACTTGTCAAACGATCATATAGAGTAAAGTTAGTATTGATACGGTTTTTTAGAAAGCCTAAGTCTAAACCAACTTCAAAGGTGCGTGTTTTTTCCCAACGAAGTCCCTTGTTAGGGAAATTACCGATAGCATAACCTATCGCCCCATTGTACTTATGGGTACCATAAGAACCTTGTAAAGTATAATCACCTATAAAATCACTAGGTACATTACCATTTAATCCAAAACTGGTTCTTAGTTTTGCAAATGAAAGTACTTCTTTTATATTATCAGGTATGAATTCCTCACGAGTAATAATCCAACCTAAAGATGCTGCAGGGAAATTACCCCACCGGTTATTAATCAATCGAGAGTATCCATCACGGCGAATAGTAAGTGATAATAAATATTTATCAGCATAATCATAGTTCATCCTACCAAAATATGATTTAATTCTGTTACCATAATGATAAGAATCTACACCGCGTTTACCTTCTTTGTTAGAAGTTAACCCTAAATCTTGGAACTCATCAGTAGGAGCTTCAGATCCTGAGGCACTAAGTCCACGTGTATAGCTGTCATAATACTCATAACCAGCCATAACATCAAAATGATGAGATTTAACATCAAACTTGTAATTTAAGATACTATTATAAGTTTGGCGTATAGTTCTATCAAAACTAGCTGAAGTACCTCTACTTCTACTCCATACACTTTCTGTTTTACCTGGTGAGGTTTGATGGTCTTTATTGAATCCTTCATAAAATTCTTCATCAAACATTATTTGTCCGCTCACAGTTAGTGAAAGACCTTTATACAAATCAGCTCTTAAGCTCTGTCCAAAGTTAATTTTGTTAGTGTTGTTATCACGAAGATATACTCCTTCATAAAAACGAGGGTTACCATCATTACCACCACGTCCCATAACTATTTGTCCGTTTACTTTTTCTTTTTGGGTAGGAGGGGCTGAAAGCATACGCCCAAAATAAGCTTCATCTCCTATCGCATTAGCATTTTTGTACCAAGTAGCATAGGCTATTGAAAAGTTACTATTAGAGGTAAGCCAAGGTTTTAATTTGTATTCAGCATTCAATGTCCCAGTCAGACGCTTATACCAGCTCATAATAGGTAAACCTTCTTGATGATAATAGCCTAAACCTGCATAATATCTTCCTTTGTCATTACCACCAGTCATTGACACTGAATAATCTTTAGTAAGCGCAAAAGGACGGAAAGCTGCTTTTTTGAAAGAAAAATCATAGAATATAAGTTCCTTACCTGTGATAGGGTCAGTCATAGTTTGCCAACCTTCTGAAAGAAGCCTTTGTTTTTGAGAAGCAGAGAGGCTTTCAGAAAACATAGTAGACCAATATGCATTGCCATTTTCGTTAGCATTTAGTACTGTGTCATCAGTCATACTAGCAAAATGTTTGTTAGCAGTACCATAAGGTTGTACTCCACTTAAGCTACCTTCGCTAGTAAAGCCTTTCCAGTCACCCGAACTATTTTGCCATACTCTTGCAGCATTGCGTATAGCAGTACGTTGCCAGTAGAGATAGTCGCGAGCATTAAGAAATTCTACCTGATTGTTCATATAAGAAAAGCTATTTTTTAACTTAACACTAAGTGAAGAAGCTCCTGATTTACCTTTCTTAGTAGTAACTAATACCACCCCATTGCTGGCTCTTGCTCCATAAATGGCAGTAGCTCCTGCATCTTTTAAGATATCCATTGATTCAATATCATCAGGGTTGATATCGTTTAAGCCTCCTCTTATTTGTCCATCGATAATAATAAGAGGTGAACCAGAACCATCAAGGTTAGTACCACCACGAAGCACTAAACTAGGTGCAGCTCCTGGACTACCTGAAGTTTGAGCAACTCTAAGTCCTGCAACTGCTCCCGAAAGAGCTTGTGCTGGGTTTGCAAATGAACCAGTTGAAAGAGCTTCTGCCTTTACCGTAGCTACCGAGTTAGTAACTTTGGCTTTCTTTTGGGTAGTACCATAAGCCATTACTACTACTTCATCTAATTGGTTAGCTTCTTCTGTCAAAGTTACATTTATAGGGCGTGTTCCCGATACTTTACGTGTTACAGTGCTAAAGCCCATAAAACTGAACTCAAGTACATCACCTTCTTTAACATTAATGGTATAGTTACCATTTTCGTCTGTCTGAGTACCATGAGAGGTACCTTTTACCATTACCGATGCAAATAACAGCGGTGCGCCATCAGCAGTTACTGTACCAGTAATCTTCCTTTCCTGTTGCGCCCATCCCACTGCAGAAAAGAGCAACATAAAGAGCAATAAAAATGAAAACTTTTGTTTCATAATCACAAATATATTTAATTTTCTAATGAGTTACTTATATTTTCTAATTAAATTTGGTTACATTTACTAAAAAAGTCAATGCTTTCCAATTCTTTCTTAATTACAATTTCTTCTTCATCAGTAATGTTTTGAAAAGGAGTACGATTGATACCCAAATCAAGTCCTAAAAGTTTCATAATGCGCTTGCCACATACTATATTACCACGGTATTTAGCAATTACATTAATCACTGTTTGAGCGTAGTTTTGTAATTCAACTGCTTTAGCAATATCACCTTTGTGGTAGTTTTCAATAATGCCTACTAATATATTACCTATATAGCTACCAGTACCACTAATACCTCCACGAGCTCCTCCCATTACAAGAGCATTTAGTATAGTTTCATCCAAGCCATAAAGCATATCATACTTACCGTTGTTGTATAACATACATTGGTTGTACTCATACAAAGGCTCGTAGGTGTATTTAATACCAGCTAGGTTAGGGATACGTCCATCTGCTGCTTTTAAGAAAGGCAACATAGGTAAGTAAACGCCATTCAATACAGGTATATGGTAAAAATAGAAAGGCAAGTTAGGAGCTCCACAAGCTATCTCTTCGCAGTATTTTACTAATTCTTCCACACGACCTGCTTTAGGAAAAGGTGAAGCCATAGCTCCTACTCCAAAAGCTCCTATTTTTTGAGCGTGTTGCGCCATCTTATTGCTGTCTTTAATACAAGTAGCTCCGCAGTGTACTATTACTTTAAAGCCCTTAGGAGCTACCGATACCCATTTCTCAGCTATTTTCATACGTTCTTCAACAGTCATCATATAGCCTTCGCCTGATGAACCATTGATGAAAACACCTATTAAACCATTCTTTTGCAATAGTTTTGCATAAGCATCAATAGGTTCCAAATTCACCTCTCCTTTTTTGTCAAAAGGAGTAAAAGGTGCTACAATAAGTCCGTTAATTTTTTCAAATGTCATTTTATTATATATTTAGTTGTTCGGTTTTTAGTTATTAAAAAAAATCCTAATTACCACACAATTCTCTTTTTGGTTTTAAGAAAGCTAACATTAGTACTATAGCAATGAGTACTATGATAGAAAGCTTGCTAAAGTCAAGTCCTAAGTTACCAGTATCTTTTGAGCTACCAAGCATTAGGGTAACTGCATAACCTGCAAATACACCAACCATATTCATAATACCATAAGTAGTTGCACGTTGTCTTTGTGGAATAATTTGGCAGAGGATAGGCATATTGTTAGTGTCAAACATTCCGTAGCCAATACCAAATAGCAAAGTAGCTCCTATCATAGCAAAGTATGAATCTCCAAAGCCTAATAGTATTAGTGATGGTACGGTAAGGAAAAGCCCGATGGTACTAGTGTAGATACGTCCACGTATATTTTTTTGTACCCAGCGGTCTGATAAAGGTCCTCCAATTAATACTCCTATAAATGATGCTATTGCAATAGAGATAGTGGCCATAGGTCCTGCAATAGCCATCTCTACTCCTAAGTTATCTTTAAAAAGAGTTGGTAACCAGTTTTTAGTAGCCCAACCTGGAAAACTTGGTGCCATAAAGTAGAACAGCAGTATCCAGAATGAAAAAGTTCCAAAAATAAGAGTAAGTGATTGCCATACCGAGCCTTTGTTTTCTACAGAAGCTACCTCTTGTTTTACAGTACCACTTACTAAAGGCTTTCTTTCAATATCAAATAATACAAAGATTAAGAAAATAGAATATACAATACCAGCAATACCAAACCAGTGGAATACGGTGTGCCAAGTGTAGTTAGCGGCTATAGTAGCTCCAAAGCCTCCTAAGGCTTGCCCAGCGTATAAGCCCGACATATGAATACCTACTGCTAGTGATCGTGTTTTTGATGTGTGATAGTCAGCTATCATTGATAGAGCCGTTGCTAAGTAAAGAGCTTCACTCACTCCCATAAGGGCTCTCAGCCAATATACTTGGTCAAAAGTAGTCGCGTACCCCATACCGTATGTTACTGCCGACCATACAAAAAGACTCCCTACTATCATCCATTTACGGTTCAACCGGTCTGCAAGAATACCTGCTACAGGGCTCATTAAGCCATAAATGAGCAAGAAAATACCCATTAGCCTACCAAAATTTTCACTTACCGCAAGCTCTGTAATATCCATTTTCATCGACTCCTGCATAGTCGATAGCATTTGTCGGTCTAAGTAATTCAGTAAGGCTACTACCCATAGTAACCCTACTACTATCCAAGGATATACTTTACTATTTCTCATTTTCTTATCTGTTATTTCTTAATCTGAAGTTTATACGTTTTAGGGCTTCTCACACCTGGCTTTAACTCACCTTGTATAAGGTAGAACTCTTCAGTATTGCCCACTAAAGTAGCTCCTGCACGCGCAAAATCAGCTTTTTTAGCAAGTACTAACCATTGTTTTTTGTCAGTATCAAATACATAACACTCTTTATTAAAGTTATAGTAATCAATAGGTTGTGTCATATAATGCGCCATATAGTCATAATTCTTCTCCTTGCGTTGCTCATCTGTAAGGGTAGTATCTTTACCTAAGTTGTAAAGGTCTGTAATAGTATTGATGAATAAATTATGGTTTACCCCTCCAAAACAAGCTATATAACGATTGTCTATAGCCAATGCAGTAGCCCCAGTAAGTGAAAATATTTCTTTATTAGGGTTTTCTTGTATAGCTACTTCCTGCCATTGTTGTTGTTTCAAACTAAAAGCCAATACCTTTTCACCCATAGTAGGTGCTTTACTAGCATCACCTCCATAAAAACCTCCCAATACATACAGCAGGGTGTCGTTTTCTTTTTCTATGGCAGCCAATACAGGCTGTACTCTCGCATCACCAGGAAAATCTGCCAACTGTTTCCATTCATTGTCCTTAGCAGCATCTATATAAAATACTTTGTTAGAGGCTTTGCCCGAGGCACTACCTCCTGCTACAAATACTTTACTCCCTACACTGGTACCAGCAAAGTTATCTATAGTTTCTGGCAAAGTAGGAAAAGAATTCAGAGTAACACCTTTTTCTCTTGAAAAAGCTACTTTATAACAATCTGCTAATGAATTAGTAGCTGTTTGCCCTCCTATCCACAGATAACCATCAGGAATAGCTACCGATACACCATAAGCAGCAGCTTGTTGTAGCTTTCCTACTGTTTTCCAAGTGTTAGCAGCTGTGTCGAAATGAACTATTTCGTCGTAAAATACTTTCTTTCCTCCTTCAAAACCCAATTTATCAGGAAAATTACAACCACCAGCTACCAATAATTCACCATTTAGCACCCCAGCATAAGCTGCCGATACTCCTTTTTGCAAATTACCTTCTAAGCCTTCAGTCCCAAGCTCTTTTACATTAATTTCCATAGATTGTTGTTTTTGACTTTCAGTACACGATGCCAATGCTATTACTAACACCCACATCATTAACCATTTATTTATCATTAACCATTAATTTTTTCAATTGTTTTCCATACTTGGAATAGACCTCTCGGTACGTGAAAACAGCCCTTCCATTTGCCTCCTTTTAGCTCAAGCAATACTTCTCCTTGTCTGTTTAAGTAACCCCACCACTCACGGTATTCAGGGTCTTTAAAATGTTGCCAAGTGTAATTGTGTATTTTCTCAAACCATACCAAGCACTCTTTGCTGCCTGTAAGCTGATAACCCTTGATAAGTGAAATAAGCGTCTCTATATGCACCCACCATAGCTTTTGATCCCATTCCAACTGTTGTGGCGGACAACCTTTCCTATCCATAAAATAATAGATACCTCCATATTGTTTATCCCAGCCATAGTCAATCATTTTAAGTGTAGTTTCTACCGCTTTTTCTATAAGGTCAGGACGCTTTAGTCGCTCACCCAAATCCATTATGAACCACATCGCCTCAATAGCATGACCAGGGTTAAGGTGCCTACCTTCAAAAGTATCCGATAAACTACCATCTGTATTCACATTTTCCACTACTATACCACCCAATTCCGGACGCAAAAATACTTCCATCACCTCGTGAATACAAGTCTCCATTGTTTGTTTGATAAAAGCTTCATCCAAAAGAGGCTCTATTTCAAGCGCTAAGTTACAAAGTATCATCGGTAGGGCAAAGTTTTTAAGTGAGCGTGTTCCTGGGTAAGCTTTGCTCCATTTGCCCTTAGGATTGTCTTGTTTAGAGAGGATGATATCAAAAGTCTTCTTTGCTATATCTGCGTATTCTTTATTACCAGTGGCAATACTTAGCTGCCCAAAAGCCATCGTGGCAAAAGTATATGAGAAGATGTTATAAGGCTCTACTAACGGATTACCTTCACGGTCTAATGAAAAATACCAATTCAAATTACCGTCATGTCCATACTTTTTAAGAAACTCCGCCCCTTGAATAGCAGCATCTAGCCACTCTTGGCGCTTCTCTACACGATTGTAAAGCATTGAGAAGAGCCATACTTCACGCCCCTGTAACCAAATGAATTTGTCAGTGTCAAATACATTTCCTTGGCGGTCAAGACAAGTAAAATAACCACCAAATTCTTTATCTTGCGATTTTTCTAACCAAAAAGGAATTACATTTTGCAGTAATTCATCGCGATATTGTTTTTCTAGTTTTTGAAAGTCCATAATGAATAATTATGCATTCTAAATATTGAGTTCTCTGTTTGATATCTTTATAGTAGATATGTTTCTATTTTAATAAAATACGGCACAAAAGTAAAAACTATTTTTTTATTATGCAAATATTTTTTAAACTTTTTTCATAAATGAGATTCAATTTCTTTTGATATAAAAAACAAAATACTAATTATCAGTTCATTATGTAAAAATACTTCAAATTCAATCCTATATTTAATTAGCTTTACCCTATGAAATCCCTTCTCATCCCCCAAACAGAAAGTTTTTCTATTAGCTCTATTTTGAAGGATAAACAAAAGATAATCAGCCAGTACCATAATCAACTACGTAGTGAAATAAATAAAACAACAAGATGATTGTAAGATAATCAAAAGAAGTATATAGAGCAAATAAACCAACACCCCCTTTACAATAAAGCATCAGTCTAAGATGAGTCTAAGATGAACGAACGAATAACGAAGGATAAACGAACTATAAACGAAGGATAGTTTGTCTGCTACCGCAACTGAGTATTTAATGTAACAAAATTACCACACTGTCAAAAGTTTCAAGCTTGTAGCATTTTTCCCATCAGCCTCACCTTATCTATTACCTCTTATCTTTCACCTTAAATACTTGAATATAAAGCAAAAAAAAACTTTGCTAAAGTTTCAAACCTTAGCAAAGTTAAATATGTATTAGTGTTTAATAATAAAATCTATATAAGATATTACGATTCAAAATTATCAATCTCAACTTTCAAGTTATTAATGATAAAATCTTGTCTATCAGGAGTGTTTTTTCCCATATAGAACTCCAAAAGCTGTTCAATATGTATCGTTTTATCTAGCATTACAGGGTCTAAACGCATATTTTCACCTATAAATTCCTTAAACTCATTAGGCGATATCTCTCCCAAACCTTTAAACCGAGTAATCTCAGCTTTCCCCTTTAGTTTTTCAATAGCAGCTTGCTTTTCTTCCTCGCTATAACAGTATATTTTCTGCTGTTTATTGCGCACTCTAAATAATGGAGTTTGTAGTATATACAAATGTCCTTCTTTAATAATTTCAGGGAAAAACTGTAAGAAAAACGTGATAAGTAGTAACCTAATATGCATCCCATCTACATCGGCATCAGTAGCTACAACTATATTGTTATAGCGCAAGTCATCCATTGATTCTTCTATGTTTAGGGCAGCTTGTAATAAGTTAAACTCCTCATTCTCATACACTATTTTCTTACTCATTCCATAGGTGTTCAGAGGCTTACCACGCAGTGAAAAAACAGCTTGTGTATTAGCATCACGTGAAGTAGTAATAGACCCCGAAGCCGAATCACCCTCAGTAATAAATAGCGTAGTCTCCAAATTGCGCTCATTTTTAGTATCAGTAAGGTGAATGCGGCAGTCACGTAATTTACGATTATGTAAGTTTGCCTTCTTCGCACGTTCTTTGGCCAATTTGCGTATTCCTGCCAAGTCTTCACGCTCACGTTGGGCTTGTAGTATCTTGCGCTCTATAGCTTCAGCTATTTCAGTGTTTTTATGCAAATAGTCATCTAAATGCTTGCTGATAAAATCATTGATGTAAGTCCGCACTGTAGGCATCCCTTCTCCCATTTCGGTAGAACCTAATTTGGTTTTCGTTTGGCTCTCAAATACAGGCTCCATCACCTTAATGGATAGCCCCGCAATAATAGATTTCCGCACATCCGATGCATCGTAATTCTTCTTGTAATACTCCCTAATAGTTTTCACATAGGCTTCTTTAAAAGCATTCAGGTGAGTACCTCCTTGGGTGGTGTTTTGTCCATTCACAAATGAGTAATACTCTTCACTGTATTGAGTTTTACTGTGCGAAATAGCAACTTCTATATCCTCACCTTTTAGGTGAATAATTGGGTACAGAAAATCTTCCTCATTATTGTTCTCAGTAAGTAAGTCTTTTAGTCCGTTTTCCGAATAGTACTTCTCCCCATTATAATTAATAGTAAGTCCTGGGTTTAGGTATACATAGTTTTTAAGCATTCGCACTACATACTCGTTCCTATATTTAAAGTTTTTAAAAATAGTATCATCCGGAATAAATGTTACTCCCGTACCTCTTCTTTTGCTACTTTCTTCTATAGGACTTTCTTCTTGTAGTAGCCCACGTTCAAATACAGCCCATTTACTTTGGTTATCACGTACCGATTCTACCTTGAAATAAATAGATAGTGCATTCACAGCCTTAGTACCCACACCATTTAGTCCAATTGATTTCTTAAAAGCTCGTGAGTCATACTTACCGCCAGTATTCATTTTAGATACAACATCTACTACTTTACCCAGTGGGATACCACGCCCATAATCTCGTACTTCTACTCTATTATCGTTAATTTTTACATCAATAGTCTTACCAGCTCCCATTACAAACTCATCTATACAGTTGTCTATAACTTCTTTCAGGAGTATGTAAATACCATCATCAGCACTACTACCATCACCCAGTTTTCCTATATACATACCAGGGCGGGTACGAATGTGTTCCTGCCAATCTAATGAGCGAATACTATCTTCATCATATTTTATATCTTCCATAATGATTTTTTTATGTGTACGGGGCAAAAGTAATTAAAATATATTTATTAACAAATTTTATACATTAAAACTGATGAAAACACCATTGTGGTCCGACATATATTTTCCTTCTTTGTCAAAATGATCCCAAGCACCTATCTGCTGCTGTTTCATTCTTTCAATAAAAGAATTAGAAATACAAATATGGTCAATATTGTTCCTTATCTTGTTTTTAATAGGATCAGGATGTAGAAAAGGGGAGAGGTCGCCTTCAGTTACACAAGTTAAATCTAGTTGTTTCAGATAGTAAGTCAGAAGTTGCCTTACTTTTTCAGTACCATATCCTTTAAGGTTATTTCTACTTTGGTTAAAATCACCTATTACCCATAAAGGTATTTGAGTTTCTTCTACAATGCGTTTCCAATCCTTAGCCTGCTGGTGTAAGTCCATTTCGTGATATTCCCACAGCTTATATCCTAAATTTCCATACCTCCCTCCTGATACACCTGCTTGATGATAAGGAATGATAGTTCCAAAAACAGCAATATCTCCAAAAGGAGCTTTTATTATAGCACAAGCTGTTCGGTAGTTATCAAAAGTTTGTATTTGCTCACTTATTTTCCATTTAGAGAAGATAGAAACCCAATGTTCTTCAGGAGTTCTTTCATAAGCTAATGAATGTACAGAAAAAGGATATAATTCAGTTAATGATATGCTATTAGCATTTTCAGTAAGTACTAAAATATCAGCGTTAAGTTCTTCAATTTTTGCTATGGCAAGAGCTGTTTTTTGGGTTCCTTTTTTAGGACGTTCTACATTCCAAGTAGCAATTTTGTACATAGTCTTTTTTGAAAATAAAAAAACTTTGTCAAAGGCCCTAGCACAAGCTTTAAGGACTTTGACAAAGTAGTTTGTATTGTATTATGTATAATTCTTAACTTAACCCCATATAATTAATATGTGGTTTTTCATAAGGCTTTAACTCGTTTGGATTAAGAGTATTAAAGTTAAGTAATAGGTTGCTTTCCTTTTCTTCATCAAAAAGCAAGTCGTAAAGGTAATGATGAACAAAGATATACCATTTTTTGTTAGGATTTACTACTGCAAAACCTCCGTGGTCATTACCTTTATCAAGATAAAAATACTCCCATTGATAGAAATTCATTACTGCATTAGCAAATAATTCTCCTAAACCATAAGCTAAATCTACCTTATCGTATGCCAAGGTATCAGCAGTAACTTTTTGTTCTTTATAAGCATCAATAAAATGCCTTAAAGAAGTAGCTACTTCTTTAGGATTGCTTTCATCACAGGCAAAACTATTTTCTTTTAGCAAGTCAATAGCTTTTTCTTTCAAAGCTAATAGCTCTTCTTTTTCTTCACTATCAGCTAATCTTTCAGTAATTTCAGCCATAAATATCAATTTCTAATCTTCTAATTAGTAATCTCCCAATGTTTCAGGATTCTGTGCCAAACCTTTGGCTAATTGTTCATCATTAGGAGCTTTACCATGCCAAGCGTGAGTACCCATCATAAAGTCTACTCCATTACCCATTTCAGTATGCAGTAATATACATATAGGCTTCCCTTTACCAGTTAGTGCTTTAGCTTCAGCCAAGCCTTTCAAAATAGCACTAATATCATTGCCCTTCTCAATGTCTATTACATGCCAGCCAAAGGCTTCCCATTTAGCACGTAGGTTACCCAAAGGAAGAACTTTATCAGTAGGACCATCTATTTGTTTTTGGTTATAATCTACAGTAGCAATAAGATTGTCTACACCTTTGCCTCCA encodes:
- a CDS encoding endonuclease/exonuclease/phosphatase family protein, yielding MYKIATWNVERPKKGTQKTALAIAKIEELNADILVLTENANSISLTELYPFSVHSLAYERTPEEHWVSIFSKWKISEQIQTFDNYRTACAIIKAPFGDIAVFGTIIPYHQAGVSGGRYGNLGYKLWEYHEMDLHQQAKDWKRIVEETQIPLWVIGDFNQSRNNLKGYGTEKVRQLLTYYLKQLDLTCVTEGDLSPFLHPDPIKNKIRNNIDHICISNSFIERMKQQQIGAWDHFDKEGKYMSDHNGVFISFNV